A genomic region of Colius striatus isolate bColStr4 chromosome 20, bColStr4.1.hap1, whole genome shotgun sequence contains the following coding sequences:
- the LOC104562779 gene encoding neuferricin, with the protein MWRGAAAALLCLAAAALLRRGFEPRARLLSAAELARYRGARGDPGLYLAVLGRVFDVERGRRHYGPGGAYSGFAGRDATRAFATGDFTQAGLVDDVSALSPGEMLAIRSWLSFYRHNYDPVGKLVGRFYDENGAPTEALRQAEAAMEEALKFQAESEQRKEQFPPCNSEWSSAKGSRFWCSKQSGGVPRAWAGVPRQLVEPGARGSRCVCVRPDGPLWEQHSAGGHGHSGDLAAPRLQEYAGCHPLAQQCVLKG; encoded by the exons ATgtggcgcggcgcggcggcggcgctgctGTGCCTGGCGGCAGCCGCGCTGCTGCGCCGCGGGTTCGAGCCCCGCGCCCGCCTGCTCAGCGCCGCCGAGCTGGCCCGGTACCGCGGGGCGCGGGGAGACCCGGGCCTCTACCTCGCCGTACTGGGCCGCGTCTTCGATGTGGAGCGCGGTCGCAGGCACTACGGCCCCGGCGGTGCCTACAGCGGCTTCGCAG GGAGAGATGCCACCAGAGCGTTCGCGACCGGGGACTTCACCCAGGCGGGGCTGGTGGACGACGTGTCGGCGCTGTCGCCGGGAGAGATGCTCGCCATCCGGAGCTGGCTGTCCTTCTACCGCCACAACTACGACCCCGTGG GGAAGCTGGTGGGCAGGTTCTATGATGAAAACGGGGCACCTACAGAAGCCTTAAGGCAGGCTGAGGCTGCGATGGAGGAGGCTCTGAAGTTCCAAGCAGAAAGCgagcagaggaaggagcagtTTCCACCCTGCAACTCTGAATGGAGCTCTGCCAAGGGCAGCCGGTTCTGGTGCTCCAAACAGAG CGGGGGAGTGCCCAGAGCCTGGGCTGGAGTTCCTCGGCAGCTGGTGGAGCCCGGCGCCAGGGGCAGCCGCTGCGTGTGCGTCAGGCCTGACGGGCCCCTCTGGGAGCAGCACAGCGCCGGGGGCCACGGCCACAGCGGGGACCTGGCTGCCCCTCGCCTGCAGGAGTACGCTG